A segment of the Cricetulus griseus strain 17A/GY chromosome 6, alternate assembly CriGri-PICRH-1.0, whole genome shotgun sequence genome:
ccctcactcaggatgacttgtTCGCAGACCTGGCCAACCTGAGCCACCTCTTTCTCCACGGGAACCGCCTGCGGCTGCTCACAGAGCACGTGTTCCGCGGCCTGGGCAGCCTGGACCGGCTGCTGCTGCACGGGAACCGGCTGCAGGGCGTGCACCGCGCGGCCTTCCACGGCCTCAGCCGCCTCACCATCCTCTACTTGTTCAACAACAGCCTGGCCTCGCTGCCGGGAGAGGCGCTGGCCGACCTGCCGGCGCTCGAGTTCCTGCGGCTCAACGCCAACCCCTGGGCGTGCGACTGCCGCGCTCGGCCGCTCTGGGCCTGGTTCCAGCGCGCGCGGGTGTCCAGCTCCGACGTGACCTGCGCCACCCCGCCCGAGCGCCAAGGCCGGGACCTGCGCGCGCTGCGCGAGGCCGATTTCCAGGCGTGCCCGCCGCCCACGCCCACGAGGCCGGGCAGCCGCGCGCGCGGCAACAGCTCCTCCAACCACCTGTACGGCGTGGCCGAGGCGGGCGCGCCCCCCGCAGACCCATCCACGTTCTACCGAGACCTGCCCGCCGAGGACTCCAGGGGGCGTCAGGGCGGGGACGCGCCCACTGAGGACGACTACTGGGGCGGCTACGGCGGCGAGGACCAGCGGGGCGAGCAAACGTGTCCCGGAGCCGCGTGCCAGGCGCCCGCAGACTCCCGTGGCCCCGCGCTCTCGGCCGGGCTGCGCACCCCTCTGCTCTGCCTCTTGTTCCTGGCGCCCCATCACCTCTGACTGCGGTGCTCAGACGGAAGAGGCCACGGCCTTCAGCCCGctccccttctctgccccacCGAGCTGCGGCTCCATCCTCCTCGCCCCTTGTTGCCTTCCCTAGGCCCCCTCgctccttttcttccctgggaCCACGCTGCCTCATTTGCCTTCTGGGCTGTTCTGACTTCTCAGTGTGGCAGCCCCGAAGACTGTGTATAAGGTGGCTCGGCCCCATTCGCCCTGATTCTAGCCATTAACTAACTCTTCTTCCccaatcccagggctggggcGGGGCACCCCAGGCAGCCTTTGCTCCTCTCTCCAGGGCCCAACAGTGGACTTGGAGGGGCTTTTGTCTGCAGAGCACCTTCCACCAGCAGAGCCTTTGAAAGCTCCCCCGGGAGCCTCCGTTCCTCCCCAGGACCTTGGGAGGGATGCCTCAGCAAGGCCCAGGCTGCCCCTGGACCCTGCTTGTCCAGATCCCTTCAGCCTCCTGACACCTGGAGGAATATTTTTCTCCTAAGTCTACCCAGAACACTTTTAGGGTGCCTGGAGAGTTTCCTCTCCACCATGGCCCCTGTGTGGTGAAGATCAAAAGAAGTTGTTTGGgggaaaatttattaaaaaattctattattttatcTTCTGTAAGGTTTTTTCCCCCCCTCAAGACCTCAAAAGCAGAAGTAGGACTTAGAACTGTAAGTGTTCAAGGGCTGGAAGGCTAGACAAGGAAGAGCAATCCCAGGCCACCAGGATTTCCTACTGAGCCGACTTGATGGGTGACTTCACCTCTCTTGGGCTTCAAGGTCATTCTGATCCTCCCGAAGCTTCAGTTTCTTGAGCTACCCTGGCTGTTAAGGGTGTGTTGTGTGCTGATGGCACCAATGTGCCCAAGAGAAGGAGCTACCACCAGTCCTGAAATGTTTGGTAGCTGAACAACTAAGTCTGGAGGTGGCCACCAGCTTGGCTAAGTGGCCTCTGGGAAAGAACTGTAAGCCTCCACCTTCCCCTCCAAGGTGTAACTTAGATCTCCATGAGCACAACCAGCTAAACATGGCTTTGGGCCTATCTGGAAAAGGCACGGCTTCCTGGGGGAACACAGTCGCCACAAAAGCCTTAAGCAGCAGAACCTAAAACTAGATTCCCAGCTTGTGTTTGCCCTCTTTGTTGGATGCCCTGTGAAGTATTCAGCATACACAGCTGTTCTCAATACCCCTGCAGCCATCCCATCTTTCTCCCTTTGCCTGTGGGGGAGAAGCCTTCATGGATGGGTTAAGCCAAGCAGTTCTCTGAGCAGATTAGGAGAGACTAAGATGTTAAGGTGATCAAGGGACAAAGCTTTCAAGTTAGGGTGCCTTACACTGAAAGGTAGCTAGAAACTCCCTCTCTTGGGTGGGTAAAGAGAGGCTGGGGGCAGGGCTAGTAATGAACCTTAGCCTTGAGTCTCAACAGATAGAACTGATCAAGGATCCAGTTGAGGCTGTAGCCTGGAAGGTGGGAATGGCAGGATAGGAGGGACCTGAATGCTGGGGTTCAGGATTGAGCTGCTACTGGGATCCTGCAACCCTACCCAGTGATGTTCCAGGAGGCTGAGAAGAGGGGGTAGAAAAAGGCAGGACTCAGCATCCTGTAGCAGATGGACTTTGGATATGAATGTGAAATGGGTGAGGGGCTAGTGAGAGCAGAGATCAGAACTGGAGAGCTCTGAGCTGTGTCAGGCTGGCTTTCAGGGCTAGTGAGTGGGATTGGGAGGAGGGCTGGAGGGAAGGTTAAGGGTGTAGGGGAGATGTGAGCTAGGGAAGTGCTGTGTTGGAGGAGGGGCTTCTGGGCCACGGCAGGGGAGGGAAGTGTGCTGGTAAATCAGAGGCAGGCTGTCCAGGTCACAGAATTATCGTTGTGAAATATTCATGGGCCTTCGGTCCAGATGCTATTTCAGAACAACGAGAGCAGGAGGAGTGTGTGAGAGCCTCAGGAAGAAGCCTAGAGCAATACTGCTCCCCACTGGCCCCCACTGCAGCCACTGACAGCCCAGACAGACCAAGGGACGCCCATCATGTGCacaccacactctcacacacgtgcgtgtgcacacacacacacacacacacacacacacacacacacacacacacacgcaaaatgGAGCCTTGTGGCACATGCAAGTACACCAGCCACCCACAGGTCCCACAAACAAGCAGATGTACCTCAGGTATGGACATAGACTCATACCCTCTCACCCAGGCCCCCAGCCCCATCGATCTCACAAGCTCAGGTCTCCTGCCTTTCCAAACAATGCAGATTGACAGCTTTGAGTATTACACTCCAAAATAGAAGAGATGGGGGAAACCCTGTATTCCAACCCCCACCAATGTCCGGATGAGGAAACCGAGGCCAGAGTGTTCAGGGATGGACTTGTCCACGCTCCCCCTAACTCCcgaaagaaacaaaatccattcACCTCCCCCATTCCATGAGTGTGTCCCCATTCTGTATGCTTCATTTTTCAGACTCCTGATGTCATTGTCGTTAGCTCCTCCTTCCTCTAATCACCTCTATCTACTCAGTTCCCAAGCCCCTCCTGGCCCCTCCTGGCCCCTCCCTCTCCAGGCTCTTCTTCTAGCCCCTACCACCTCCCTGCTGAAGCTCCCCATCACCTCGTGCCTGGAACATAAGAGACAATGGAAGTAATCTCTACTCTGCTTTTTCTGCGCTCAgtctccctgcctcccacccagCCTGCCCACAGTGACCAGACTCATCTGGCCCAACTGTGCATCATGCCACTGTGTCACGCTGGGACATATCATGGCTCCCCATTGCCTTCAGATTCAAAATAAAACACCTTCTCGAGGCACCAGAGGGGTTTCACTGTCAAGAAGAAGCTGCCATTCAAGCCTCCACCCTGGATGGCCACCAGCCAGCCTTCTCTCTAATGCTTTAATGTTTGTGGCCACCTGGCTGGCTGGTTTGGTACGCTAGAAACCCAGAAATCTATTTTGAGTCCTGAGTAAAGTCCCTTCATCTCCCCAAACAAGGAAAGTCTTCCCTGCTCTTCTCAGATCACAAACTCCAGAGCCCTTCCTCAAGGCCAAGACTGCACCTGCTTgcaggcgggggagggggggacggGACGGAGGAGGGGGGGGGACACGACGACACACTCTTCACTGTCCTTCAAGGTACAGAGCCGATGAAGTAGTCCTGAGGACGGCTGCCCCCTACTGACCATTGCAGGAAGCACAGACAGGCTTTGTCATCAAACTGCAGAGTGAGCATGCAATCTCctggggagaggaatagaaggACGCCAGATGACAAGCTTTATAAGCCCTTAAGCTTCTCAGGTTCTTACACCCAGAGTAGGGGGTGAGGGTGTTTTCAGCCCAGTTTTCCGAGCAGCTGGCTCCCCACTTTAGATCTCTAATCTGTTAGAGAGCTCTTCTATAAAAACATGAAGATGGGGCTTCCAGGACCCTTCCAAAGGGAAAGTTGGCCAACAAACTCTGAGAGGCCACAAAACCGGGGACAGTCCAGGTGGCAGGCCCAAGGTCCAGCTGGGGTCAGGTTGCTCTATGAATTTTTAATGCTTCCAGCCAAACCTGTCAGATGTCCTGAAACCTGAGAATTCATCTCCTTTCATCTGTACAAGATGCCCTTCTCTGTCGTCTGCTCTGGGGCATGGACCACAGAGGGGCTCTGGGCAACTATGCTCAGAAAAAGTGGTTTGGGGAAGGAGAAGAATGAAAGATCTGTTTGTTCTCCCACTTCCAAGCTATGTGATCTTGGCAGATTCTCCTGATAACTCTTTTTGTTGGTACTGTTGGTTTGGACATCTGGGAGGGAGGGGGCAATGACACCAAGAGTCCCTGACTGAACTGGGTTGGAGTGGGGAGCAAGCACATAATAGGCCCATGTGTTTGTCAGTGCCGTCTTCTCACAAGCCctgtctcttctcctctttttttcttccactgcCCTAAGTAgtagatatctctctctctctctctctctctctctctctctctctctctctctctctctctctctctctctgggactcCAATTGTTTTTGGTGTCTCCAGTCACCTCCAAATAGCCTGAGCCTCAAAATTCTCCCAAGGACTACAGAttagaagagggagggaggttaGGAAGTGGTCAAGCCTGGCTGAGCAAAAAGTAAAAGTAGAGAAGCTGCTGAAgagtgggaggggcaggagaaggaaAAATCCCCTGTGGGAAGGCGTGGGAAAAGGGGGCCACCCAGCTCAGAGAAGAGCCAGGTTCACACACCCTTCTTTATCTCACTCTGTTAtcatctttccctccctccccattgcCTTCAAACTCTTCTTTTTCCTTGCACCTTTTCCATGCCAGATACCATCACACCAGAAAGAGACAGCCACagtgtttgtgtgttgggggggggggggacacgacACAGGAGGAAGTGGGCCaccatctttccagtccattCAGCTCTTGACAGTGTTTCTAAAAGTCAGGGTGGCTCTATCTGATTAAGTGGGAAGACAATTCCCAAGCCCCTCAACCACAGCTGAATCAGCTAGCTGGTGGTCCAGGAATCTGCATTTTATTAAGTGGAGATGGTCTGTAAGGACTCTCAAGTTTGGGAGTCACCTTCTTGAGGGTGAataagggaggaaagaggggagcAGACAGGACAACGCAAAAGGAAGTTGGCCCTCCTCCCCGAGCATATACACTTGGTAGAATCTGTGAATGGGAATTCCATGTAGAGGACAGCCGGTACGAATAAAAGATGGAGAATGTCAGCCCGAGTGATCAAgcttacctgtaattccagcactagggtggCTGGGGTAAGAGGATAGTcctaagttcgagaccagcctggcctatatagggAGTTTCAGCTtaacctgagctacaaagtgagatcctgtttaaaaataacaacacaagATGAATATGATGAGTAAAGAGAGACCCAAATTGTATGGGGATGGGACATAGCCAAGATGAGACTGGGAAGCAGCCAAAAGTGGAACTTTGACACATGCAAGGTGTGCCCACCCACCTTTCATCATCGACACCTGAGACTCTGCTTTGCTGGACCCAAGATTCAGAGGAGGCTAATCACGGAGAACTCTCACTAGCTTTCTGAGGAGGAGGGCCAGAGACCAGTGAGCCTCGGTCTGCATGTGTCACCTCCTTAACCAGGGTCCTCCGCGGCCGCTGGAACTCAGCTGTGTCCAGCATCCCTCTGACCTGTTCTCTCCGGCCTTCCCCAGCTCCCAGTCCCAGCTCATCTGCATAAAGTTCCAATTAACACGTTTTCCTAGAGCTGTTTGCGATCCCTGAACTCGCTCCCAACCCAGAGCCCGCTTCCTGCCGCCCCCTCGTCCCTCAGATCGCAGCTCTGTTAACCCTTgaggcccaggttggcctctggcctGTCCTTTCGTAGAAGTCCCCGAGCCCGGGAGGCGCCCCTAGGCGGCTGACTACGCATAGGGCGGGCCAGAGGCCGGTGCTCCTCAGGAAAACGACAGGCGTTCGCCCGCCCCTCTTTCTGGGAAGAGATGAGGAGGGGGACTTCTCCCGGGAGACTCGGGCGTCGAAATTCCTCGTTCCTCATCCTGCGGCCCCCGCACCCCTCCTCCCGGCAAggcaccctctcccctccccagccaTCTGTTCCTCTAGGCAGCGCAGCGACAAACACGGCTTAGCTTGCTTCCGCCCCTGCCCAGCCCCCTCCCCAAACTCCCCCCATCCCCGGGAGAGGGAGAATGATGACACCCCTCTCCTAGAAGGCCCACACGTCGGCCtccatctctcactgaacccctAGCCTCAGCTGGACAGGGTAACTGTGGAGGCCCCCCTTTTCCCCTGGGGGGGTccgtggagctggagagagaatGCTTCAAAGCTGTGGATCGGAGGAAGGCGTGGAGGAGACCGGGAAAAAGCCAAAGCAAACAGAGGTAGGAAGACCTAGGCCCGTGTGCCAGAAGCGTGGGTTTGAGCGCAGTGGTCTGGGGTTCCCCTCCTGGCTTGCCACCCCGCGATTTGGCCACCCGCAAACACGCAGCGCCGCCTGCTGGACACACTGAGAAGcgcgctcgcacacacacactgggcttCCTGTACCTGCCTTCATTAGCGACTGACTGGTAGAATGCCAGCCAGGTCCCTTGATGGCTTGAGGTTGGCAAAATTAGAGTCCTGGGAAGAGAGTGCA
Coding sequences within it:
- the Rtn4rl2 gene encoding reticulon-4 receptor-like 2 isoform X2 — translated: MLPGLRRLLQGPASACLLLTLLALPPVTPSCPMLCTCYSSPPTVSCQANNFSSVPLSLPPSTQRLFLQNNLIRSLRPGTFGPNLLTLWLFSNNLSTIYPGTFRHLQALEELDLGDNRHLRSLEPDTFQGLERLQSLHLYRCQLSSLPGNIFRGLVSLQYLYLQENSLLHLQDDLFADLANLSHLFLHGNRLRLLTEHVFRGLGSLDRLLLHGNRLQGVHRAAFHGLSRLTILYLFNNSLASLPGEALADLPALEFLRLNANPWACDCRARPLWAWFQRARVSSSDVTCATPPERQGRDLRALREADFQACPPPTPTRPGSRARGNSSSNHLYGVAEAGAPPADPSTFYRDLPAEDSRGRQGGDAPTEDDYWGGYGGEDQRGEQTCPGAACQAPADSRGPALSAGLRTPLLCLLFLAPHHL